One window of the Archaeoglobus sulfaticallidus PM70-1 genome contains the following:
- a CDS encoding amino acid ABC transporter substrate-binding protein, with product MQKIKIGILVALLIGALLIGCAQQQEQAKPTPTQEAKAENTETLPESILIGGTLSMSGKYSKEGQMSLWGIQAAIKWVNDVHGGVSVGGKKLKLEFKYYDDESKKEAVQSLVERLITSDKANFLLAPYSSGLTLAGAPIADKHGVLYMSHGGASDRIFDQGYAYVVQTLSPASEYQTAFIDMIKAIDPDAKKIAMVYEDSEFSKAVFAGAKKHAEELGFEVVIDKTYPPNPQDLTPLLQEVKAANPDIIIGGGHFADGQLLASQMADLKLDAKAISILVAPALPAFYEALGNNAEGICGPGQWEVGVKYSPESAKEAGLEYFGPTQDEFLELFHEFAGKDVTPSYHAAEAAAAVLAYVKAIESANSLDTDKVRETMNNLHFMTFFGEWKIDPATGKQIGHKMVIFQWQGGEKKIVWPKAAANADPYYPIPTWEEKAEGKKAVKE from the coding sequence ATGCAAAAAATTAAAATCGGGATTTTAGTGGCTCTTTTGATTGGGGCTCTATTGATTGGATGTGCCCAACAGCAGGAGCAGGCTAAACCAACACCAACCCAGGAAGCAAAAGCTGAAAACACTGAAACTCTGCCAGAGAGCATTCTAATTGGTGGAACACTCAGCATGAGTGGTAAATATTCCAAAGAAGGACAGATGTCCTTATGGGGTATTCAGGCCGCCATAAAATGGGTTAACGATGTCCATGGCGGAGTTAGTGTTGGTGGAAAGAAACTAAAATTGGAGTTCAAGTATTACGATGATGAGTCTAAAAAGGAGGCCGTTCAGAGTTTGGTTGAAAGGCTTATAACCTCAGATAAGGCCAACTTCCTGTTAGCCCCATACAGCTCCGGACTGACTCTTGCCGGAGCACCCATAGCTGACAAGCATGGTGTGCTCTACATGAGCCACGGTGGTGCAAGTGACAGAATATTCGATCAGGGTTATGCCTATGTTGTGCAGACATTAAGCCCGGCCAGCGAGTACCAGACGGCCTTCATCGACATGATAAAGGCTATCGATCCAGATGCCAAGAAAATAGCGATGGTCTATGAAGACAGCGAGTTCTCAAAGGCTGTTTTTGCCGGAGCCAAAAAGCATGCCGAGGAACTTGGATTTGAAGTTGTGATAGACAAGACCTATCCGCCAAACCCACAGGATCTAACGCCATTGCTGCAGGAAGTTAAGGCCGCTAATCCAGACATAATAATCGGCGGTGGACACTTCGCAGATGGCCAGCTGCTTGCGAGCCAGATGGCTGATCTGAAGCTTGATGCAAAAGCAATATCGATACTCGTCGCCCCAGCACTGCCAGCATTCTATGAAGCTTTGGGCAACAACGCTGAGGGTATATGCGGTCCCGGACAGTGGGAGGTTGGAGTCAAGTACAGCCCAGAGTCTGCTAAGGAAGCCGGATTGGAGTACTTCGGACCAACACAGGATGAATTCCTCGAGCTGTTCCATGAGTTCGCCGGAAAGGATGTGACTCCAAGCTACCATGCTGCTGAAGCAGCTGCTGCAGTTCTTGCATATGTCAAAGCAATTGAGTCTGCCAACAGCCTCGACACTGACAAGGTCAGGGAGACAATGAACAACCTGCACTTCATGACCTTCTTCGGTGAGTGGAAGATCGATCCAGCGACTGGAAAGCAGATAGGACACAAGATGGTCATATTCCAGTGGCAGGGCGGAGAGAAGAAGATTGTCTGGCCTAAAGCTGCCGCAAATGCGGATCCATACTACCCTATCCCGACTTGGGAAGAAAAAGCTGAAGGTAAGAAAGCTGTTAAAGAGTGA
- a CDS encoding ABC transporter ATP-binding protein — translation MEILKLENVTKRFGGLVAVNKVSFSIEKGEAIGIVGPNGSGKTTLYNLINGVYIPDEGKIFFEGQDITNLPIHTRAHLGIARTFQIPRPFNSATVRENVAVGAMFGYAKASVDEALAIADDYLKVVGLYDKRDAPAGKLTPLEKRLMEVARALAMKPKLLLLDEVMAGMNPSDIDRLINLLKRIREEEDISIVSMVEHLMHAITKFAERVIVMHQGSKLLEGETIKVLNDPRVVEVYLGKKLES, via the coding sequence ATGGAAATCTTAAAGCTTGAGAATGTCACAAAAAGATTTGGTGGACTTGTAGCAGTAAACAAGGTCAGCTTCTCAATCGAGAAGGGCGAGGCAATAGGAATAGTTGGCCCAAACGGAAGTGGAAAGACAACACTGTACAATCTCATCAATGGGGTTTACATCCCAGATGAGGGAAAGATTTTCTTTGAGGGGCAGGATATAACAAACCTCCCAATCCACACCAGAGCCCACCTCGGCATAGCGAGAACCTTCCAGATACCACGACCGTTCAACTCCGCTACAGTGAGGGAGAATGTAGCTGTTGGGGCGATGTTTGGGTATGCAAAAGCTTCTGTTGATGAGGCGTTAGCCATTGCAGATGACTACCTGAAAGTGGTTGGATTATATGATAAGAGGGATGCCCCAGCAGGCAAGCTAACTCCTCTGGAAAAAAGGTTGATGGAGGTTGCCAGAGCGTTAGCAATGAAGCCAAAGCTTCTGCTTTTAGATGAGGTCATGGCAGGAATGAATCCATCAGATATTGACAGGCTGATCAACTTGCTCAAAAGGATTAGAGAGGAAGAAGATATATCGATAGTCTCTATGGTAGAGCATTTGATGCATGCGATAACGAAGTTTGCGGAAAGAGTTATAGTCATGCATCAGGGCTCAAAACTGCTTGAAGGGGAAACGATCAAGGTTCTAAACGATCCGAGAGTTGTGGAAGTCTATCTTGGCAAAAAGTTGGAGAGTTGA
- a CDS encoding aldehyde ferredoxin oxidoreductase family protein, with product MWYGYVGKILRVDLSRDEVWFEPLPDESVLKSFIGGKGLGLWYLFNCLDENISPFDPANPLIFMTGPLTGLPVPCGNNTTAVSINADTGYTTGASHTHGYFGPNLKKAGFDGIIITGKAESPVYLWIQDKETEIRNASKFWGKDTHETEDLIKKDVGEDKASVAAIGPAGENMCCGAGIWNDKHHSFAHSGMGAIMGSKNLKAIAVYGTQDVQIRDEEKLKEVAKMWRENLWKSDVVNALAKGGLPQSEYKYTKESYLLSAKNFTDVSPPEFAVGMSKFKYKPKACFSCPIACSYEVEITEGPYKGFVATPAGGGENLEGVSSLLGVYDPGATFYLIELADRLGFETSTIGSTIAMLIEAYERGIVSKEDLDGMELKWGDPKLVEELMKKAANKEGFIGYLLSLGPKRAAEAIGAENIAIHVKGTGINLHDWRVTWAILLGQLIGGGYSWPAPGVDAWATEPDIGYDSYQDPFDWRLKPKAVRDTQLKKNWVDSIGICWFADWGVPSALEFEAMVVEAATGFTVSRDEALIIGEKVINLERIVNLRLGLRPEDDIYDVGPRFLEPPPKGPGKDKDVRKHVKWMVREYYRLMGWNEKTGEPLKSTLQRLGLDNLI from the coding sequence ATGTGGTATGGCTATGTTGGAAAAATTTTGAGAGTAGACCTAAGCAGAGATGAAGTGTGGTTCGAGCCCCTACCAGACGAAAGTGTTCTTAAGAGCTTTATAGGCGGAAAAGGACTGGGCTTATGGTATCTCTTTAATTGTTTGGATGAAAATATTTCTCCGTTCGATCCAGCCAATCCTTTAATATTCATGACGGGACCTCTCACAGGTTTGCCCGTTCCGTGCGGCAATAACACAACAGCAGTCTCAATCAATGCAGACACGGGCTATACTACGGGGGCATCACACACCCACGGATATTTCGGTCCAAATTTAAAGAAAGCTGGATTTGACGGAATAATAATAACAGGAAAAGCTGAAAGTCCAGTGTATCTGTGGATCCAAGACAAAGAAACTGAAATAAGAAATGCTTCGAAATTTTGGGGAAAAGATACCCACGAAACTGAAGATCTGATCAAAAAAGATGTGGGCGAGGATAAAGCAAGTGTGGCAGCAATTGGCCCAGCGGGAGAAAATATGTGCTGCGGAGCTGGCATATGGAACGACAAGCATCATTCATTTGCACATTCTGGAATGGGAGCAATAATGGGATCAAAAAACCTCAAAGCAATAGCTGTCTACGGAACCCAGGACGTGCAAATCAGAGATGAGGAAAAACTAAAAGAAGTTGCGAAGATGTGGCGAGAAAACCTCTGGAAAAGCGATGTAGTCAATGCTCTCGCAAAAGGAGGTCTTCCGCAGTCCGAATACAAATATACTAAAGAAAGTTACTTGCTGTCTGCCAAAAACTTTACCGATGTCAGTCCTCCAGAATTTGCTGTAGGCATGTCTAAGTTCAAATATAAACCTAAAGCATGCTTTAGCTGCCCGATTGCATGTTCTTATGAAGTTGAGATAACTGAAGGGCCTTACAAAGGATTTGTAGCTACTCCCGCAGGGGGAGGAGAAAATTTAGAGGGAGTCTCGTCTCTTCTTGGCGTTTACGATCCTGGAGCTACATTTTACCTGATTGAGTTAGCAGACAGGTTAGGATTTGAAACCAGCACAATAGGCTCAACAATAGCCATGCTCATTGAAGCGTATGAGAGAGGCATAGTGAGCAAGGAAGATCTCGATGGCATGGAACTTAAGTGGGGTGATCCAAAACTTGTTGAAGAACTTATGAAGAAGGCGGCGAATAAGGAAGGATTTATAGGTTACTTGCTTTCTTTGGGTCCAAAAAGAGCTGCTGAAGCTATAGGTGCTGAAAACATTGCAATCCATGTGAAAGGTACTGGAATAAATCTGCATGACTGGAGAGTTACATGGGCGATTCTTCTTGGTCAGCTGATTGGTGGTGGCTACAGCTGGCCTGCTCCAGGAGTTGATGCTTGGGCAACAGAACCAGATATCGGCTATGATTCATATCAGGATCCCTTTGACTGGAGGCTAAAGCCGAAAGCAGTAAGAGATACGCAATTGAAGAAGAACTGGGTTGATAGCATTGGAATTTGTTGGTTTGCTGACTGGGGTGTTCCAAGTGCTTTAGAATTCGAAGCAATGGTTGTTGAGGCAGCAACAGGATTTACCGTTTCAAGAGATGAAGCACTTATAATCGGAGAGAAGGTGATAAATTTAGAAAGGATTGTTAATCTGAGGCTTGGATTAAGACCAGAAGATGACATATACGATGTTGGCCCCAGATTTCTTGAACCACCTCCAAAGGGGCCGGGAAAAGACAAGGATGTTAGAAAGCATGTTAAGTGGATGGTCAGGGAATACTACAGGCTAATGGGTTGGAATGAGAAAACAGGAGAGCCATTAAAGTCTACACTACAACGATTAGGATTAGATAATTTAATTTAA
- a CDS encoding UPF0182 family membrane protein: MAQERLEISAPLDRKVLGALLTILILIILSSTGVYLYTEYLWFKSLDLGTYFVKTIIYRLELFGFFFTLSFLIFAINRFAMHKASEEFLGEPLKVPLWILFLLSLFIGYVLARDWIKFVFFQNAENFGISDPIFGIDVSFYVFKLPFLKDILYTILAIVIFCFLISVVYYFFIFRWVKSFEEFKELFPNLGYIHISALIAVILFIVGIYAYIGRFDLLNAQGGVLSGAGYTDVYVRIPSLLLISFISFLASIFAIYYGVKRQLEMLPTLFLIVIAIFFLAMVFAFAFQKVRVEPNEISLEEKYIEYSINFTRMAYGLDVNKKLFPVGKTLTIQDIERNKGIINNIRLWDHRPLLEVYRQLQQIRTYYYINDVDIDRYYINGNYTQIMISARELSTDLLQTNAQTWVNRHLIYTHGYGIIASPVNVVSEEGKPDFIVYDIPPKGEIEVDRPEIYFGELTNDYVIVKTKQKEFDYPSGERNVFTTYNGTGGVKIDSYLKKLLFSIRYGDVNLLLTTYLTPESRILIHRNILDRVQSVAPFLKYDTDPYIVVIDKKLYWIVDAYTVLDRFPYSAGFNNYGFFNYIRNSVKVYIDAYNGSLKFYVVDDEPVVKTLMKAFPELFIPSSEMSEEEKEHMRYPADLFKIQAIIYSIYHMDDPRTFYNKEDVWDIPTEMFDQFEIKMEPYYVMMNIGNRTEFILMLPFTPKDRNNIIAWMAGRCDKENYGEILLYEFPKGTLVYGPMQIEARIDQDPEISKIFTLWGQTGSRIIRGNLLVIPIDSSIIYVEPVYLRAENAQIPELRGVVIAYGNKIAMTSSLEGSLKLVFGQLQEESYETQDLQTLIKTSIQLYQNAMEEIRKGNWSGFGEYIEKLGEALKKMGSAYNESSNK; encoded by the coding sequence GTGGCACAGGAAAGGCTTGAGATATCCGCTCCTCTTGACAGGAAAGTGCTGGGGGCCCTTCTAACGATTCTCATACTGATAATCCTGTCGAGTACCGGAGTATACCTGTACACAGAATACCTGTGGTTTAAGTCGCTCGATCTTGGAACATATTTCGTAAAGACCATAATCTACAGACTCGAGCTTTTCGGGTTCTTTTTCACACTAAGCTTTCTGATATTTGCTATTAATAGGTTTGCGATGCATAAAGCAAGTGAAGAGTTCCTAGGAGAGCCTTTAAAAGTACCCTTATGGATCCTCTTCCTGCTTTCTCTGTTTATAGGATATGTTCTCGCGAGAGATTGGATTAAATTCGTTTTTTTCCAGAATGCAGAGAATTTTGGCATATCAGACCCAATATTTGGGATTGATGTGTCGTTCTATGTATTCAAACTTCCTTTTCTGAAAGATATACTGTACACCATACTGGCAATAGTCATTTTCTGCTTTCTCATATCGGTAGTGTACTACTTTTTCATCTTCAGATGGGTTAAGAGTTTTGAGGAGTTTAAAGAGCTGTTTCCGAACCTCGGGTATATACACATAAGTGCTCTAATAGCTGTAATCCTCTTCATTGTTGGGATCTATGCATACATAGGAAGATTTGATTTGCTAAACGCTCAGGGAGGTGTTCTGAGTGGAGCGGGATACACGGATGTGTACGTCAGGATACCCTCCCTGCTCCTGATCTCGTTCATATCATTTTTGGCATCGATCTTTGCTATATATTACGGAGTCAAAAGACAGCTGGAGATGCTTCCAACGCTCTTTCTGATAGTGATAGCCATATTCTTCTTAGCAATGGTCTTTGCATTTGCCTTTCAGAAAGTGAGAGTTGAGCCAAACGAGATTTCTCTGGAGGAAAAGTACATCGAGTACAGCATAAACTTCACGAGGATGGCCTACGGGCTGGATGTCAACAAGAAACTGTTTCCCGTGGGAAAAACTCTAACGATCCAGGATATCGAGAGAAACAAGGGTATCATAAACAACATAAGGCTCTGGGATCACCGTCCTTTGCTGGAGGTGTACCGTCAGCTTCAGCAGATTAGAACCTATTACTACATCAACGATGTTGACATAGACAGATACTACATAAACGGAAACTACACACAGATAATGATTTCCGCAAGAGAGCTCTCAACAGACCTTCTCCAGACAAACGCGCAGACATGGGTCAACAGGCATCTGATATACACACACGGATATGGAATCATAGCCTCACCCGTTAATGTTGTCTCCGAAGAGGGTAAGCCAGATTTCATAGTGTACGATATCCCGCCAAAGGGAGAGATTGAGGTTGACAGGCCGGAGATTTACTTCGGAGAGCTAACAAACGATTATGTAATAGTAAAAACGAAACAGAAAGAGTTCGACTATCCTTCCGGAGAGAGAAATGTTTTTACAACATACAACGGCACTGGTGGAGTAAAAATAGACAGCTACCTTAAAAAATTGCTCTTCAGCATAAGGTACGGTGATGTTAACCTCCTCCTCACAACATACCTCACTCCGGAAAGCAGGATACTGATACACAGAAACATATTGGACAGGGTTCAGAGCGTGGCACCATTTCTGAAGTACGATACCGACCCATACATCGTGGTGATAGATAAAAAACTCTACTGGATTGTTGATGCCTACACCGTACTGGATAGATTTCCGTATTCTGCTGGATTCAACAACTACGGATTCTTCAACTACATCAGGAACTCTGTAAAGGTGTACATCGATGCGTACAACGGCTCCCTCAAGTTCTATGTTGTTGACGATGAGCCAGTCGTAAAAACACTCATGAAGGCATTTCCGGAGCTATTTATCCCATCATCTGAGATGAGTGAAGAAGAGAAAGAGCACATGAGATATCCGGCAGACCTCTTCAAGATTCAGGCGATCATATACTCCATATATCATATGGATGACCCAAGAACATTCTACAACAAGGAGGATGTATGGGATATCCCAACAGAGATGTTCGACCAGTTTGAGATCAAAATGGAGCCGTACTATGTTATGATGAATATAGGAAACAGAACCGAGTTCATCCTTATGCTCCCGTTCACACCCAAGGACAGGAACAACATCATCGCCTGGATGGCAGGAAGATGCGATAAGGAGAATTATGGTGAGATCCTGCTGTACGAGTTTCCAAAGGGCACACTCGTTTACGGCCCAATGCAGATCGAAGCCAGAATAGATCAGGATCCCGAGATATCCAAGATATTCACACTGTGGGGCCAGACCGGATCGAGGATAATAAGAGGCAATCTTCTCGTGATTCCGATAGATAGCTCGATAATCTATGTGGAGCCAGTATATCTGAGGGCCGAGAACGCACAAATACCTGAGCTAAGAGGGGTAGTGATAGCCTATGGAAACAAAATCGCCATGACCTCTAGCCTCGAGGGCTCGCTCAAGCTCGTTTTCGGACAACTGCAGGAAGAGAGCTACGAAACCCAAGATCTGCAGACCCTGATAAAGACATCCATTCAGCTGTACCAGAATGCAATGGAAGAGATAAGGAAAGGAAACTGGAGCGGTTTTGGAGAGTACATAGAGAAGCTTGGAGAAGCTCTCAAGAAGATGGGTTCTGCATACAACGAGAGTTCAAATAAGTAG
- the endA gene encoding tRNA-intron lyase, translating to MEVNIIDGNFICDRYRKLLRRNFGKDVGDKLELHPVEVGYLLLKGIVTLKDGDKTISFAEFIEKFSEKEGFLPYFFVYCDLRDRGRKAAPVENYIVANNIYLPVSERKKVFLKDLNEFFDEHGAFILAVVDEESEITYYRVYKPKMAGKTKGIDKKIEGYFAGDRVLTDDLEIFSRFFFGSEKDGMVALSILESLYMIEEGILTLNLSLNEFRAKAEAIESNFLERYEVYRDLREKGLVVKTGFKFGADFRVYEEIEDVSQLPHSKYLVSIVSNDGLNLQDISRAVRLAHSVRKKMVFTFKDGGWTYLCLERVKV from the coding sequence ATGGAAGTGAACATCATCGATGGAAACTTCATCTGCGATCGATACAGAAAACTTCTCAGGAGAAACTTCGGTAAGGATGTGGGTGATAAGCTTGAGCTACATCCAGTTGAAGTAGGATACCTGTTATTGAAAGGTATTGTAACACTTAAGGATGGCGATAAAACCATAAGCTTTGCTGAGTTTATTGAAAAATTCTCAGAGAAAGAAGGTTTCCTTCCGTACTTTTTTGTTTACTGTGATCTGAGGGATAGGGGGAGAAAAGCAGCTCCAGTTGAAAACTACATTGTCGCCAACAACATTTACCTTCCGGTCTCTGAGAGAAAAAAGGTTTTCCTTAAAGATTTGAACGAATTTTTTGATGAGCATGGAGCGTTCATTCTTGCTGTGGTGGATGAGGAGAGCGAGATAACTTACTATCGCGTTTACAAGCCCAAGATGGCTGGGAAAACGAAGGGGATAGACAAAAAAATAGAGGGCTACTTTGCCGGAGACAGGGTTTTAACGGATGATCTCGAAATCTTCAGCAGGTTCTTCTTTGGGAGTGAAAAGGATGGTATGGTTGCGTTATCGATTCTGGAGTCGCTCTACATGATAGAAGAAGGTATTCTAACACTTAATCTAAGCTTGAACGAGTTCAGGGCTAAGGCAGAGGCTATTGAAAGCAACTTTTTGGAGAGGTATGAGGTTTACAGGGATTTGAGAGAGAAGGGTCTGGTGGTTAAGACGGGATTTAAATTCGGAGCTGATTTCAGGGTTTATGAGGAGATAGAAGATGTAAGCCAGCTCCCACATAGCAAATACCTCGTATCGATAGTCTCGAATGATGGACTCAATCTGCAGGACATCTCGAGAGCTGTTAGACTTGCTCACAGCGTCAGGAAGAAAATGGTATTCACATTTAAGGATGGGGGTTGGACATACCTGTGTCTCGAGAGGGTTAAGGTATAG
- a CDS encoding branched-chain amino acid ABC transporter permease, which produces MIEKYSSLLPVMLIYAVLFLIGISTPGMWQPVAFIMFYITLGQAFNIFLGLTGYVDFGYVAFLALGAYGMALAFDTFASPGMGFGIIILGLILAIIMSSILSLAVGAVALRLRGAYFAIATIGVNEGFRYFIEGAKLWGGSEGIIISGDMRKMFGREMANYISTFVSDVLVFIIAILAAIVTVMILNRKMGYALMAVREDEDAAKVMGINVTKYKIMAFITSASFAGLIGATAWTLKMTYVFPSDVFLITYTVEAIVIVMLGGAGTLLGPIVGGLIYGILKYYLSIILPGFQLLILAPLLIVIIVAFPDGVVGSIKNRLSSETARKYLR; this is translated from the coding sequence ATGATTGAAAAATACAGCTCTCTACTTCCAGTGATGCTGATCTATGCTGTGCTCTTTCTCATAGGAATCTCAACCCCAGGAATGTGGCAGCCAGTGGCTTTCATAATGTTCTACATAACTCTGGGACAGGCTTTCAACATATTCCTCGGGCTGACAGGATATGTTGACTTCGGCTATGTGGCATTTCTTGCTTTGGGTGCATATGGAATGGCTCTAGCTTTCGATACCTTTGCCTCTCCAGGAATGGGCTTCGGGATCATTATACTTGGCCTGATCCTTGCGATAATAATGTCCTCGATTCTCAGCCTTGCAGTTGGTGCCGTTGCGCTGAGGTTGAGGGGAGCCTACTTCGCAATTGCCACCATAGGTGTCAACGAGGGTTTCAGATATTTCATCGAGGGTGCAAAGCTCTGGGGTGGCTCGGAGGGGATAATCATCTCAGGAGACATGAGAAAGATGTTTGGCAGGGAGATGGCGAACTACATCTCAACATTCGTCTCAGATGTCCTCGTGTTCATCATAGCAATCCTTGCAGCAATTGTAACTGTAATGATCCTGAACAGAAAAATGGGGTATGCATTGATGGCAGTTAGAGAGGATGAAGATGCGGCGAAGGTTATGGGAATAAATGTAACGAAGTATAAGATCATGGCATTCATAACAAGTGCATCCTTTGCGGGATTGATTGGTGCTACCGCATGGACGCTCAAGATGACATATGTGTTCCCATCAGATGTGTTTCTGATAACCTACACTGTAGAGGCTATAGTCATAGTCATGCTCGGAGGGGCTGGCACATTGCTTGGCCCGATTGTTGGAGGATTGATTTACGGAATACTGAAATACTACCTGTCAATAATTCTACCTGGATTCCAGCTGCTGATTCTAGCACCACTGCTGATTGTCATAATTGTCGCATTCCCGGATGGTGTTGTTGGCAGTATCAAGAACAGGTTGTCGAGTGAAACTGCAAGAAAATATCTGAGGTAG
- the tatC gene encoding twin-arginine translocase subunit TatC, which yields MADFTATEMAEILLMIRNRFMRLVAIIAVTWALTYMFIADTIISKIKTDLLPEGANLIYTAPLEGLILKLKISLYIGIIAGTPYLVYLIYKALKTRTELLENINLTKSSAIKYLIVAIMLFTLGIAYGYMIMLPIFMQFLYSSAASQGVLATYSLAEFINFIILMLAVFGLVFQMPLIMLFLVGNDLVEYRTITYYRKHFYVAFFIIGAAITPPDVFTQAMVAFPMILFFEISILFIRIVYRNSL from the coding sequence ATGGCTGATTTTACAGCTACAGAAATGGCAGAGATACTGTTGATGATAAGAAACAGGTTCATGAGGCTGGTTGCAATCATAGCAGTGACATGGGCTTTGACATACATGTTCATCGCAGATACTATAATATCCAAAATAAAAACCGATCTTCTGCCAGAAGGGGCCAACCTGATCTATACTGCTCCACTTGAGGGTCTCATTCTCAAGCTGAAGATAAGTCTGTACATCGGCATAATTGCCGGGACGCCATATCTGGTTTATCTGATATATAAAGCCCTGAAAACAAGAACTGAGCTTCTCGAGAACATCAACCTAACGAAAAGCTCTGCGATCAAATATCTTATTGTGGCAATCATGCTGTTCACCTTGGGCATAGCTTACGGATACATGATAATGCTGCCGATTTTCATGCAATTCCTCTACAGCAGTGCAGCATCTCAGGGTGTGCTTGCCACATACTCCCTCGCAGAGTTCATAAACTTCATAATCTTGATGCTTGCCGTATTCGGTCTAGTTTTTCAAATGCCACTGATAATGCTGTTCCTCGTTGGAAACGATCTTGTAGAGTACAGAACAATAACCTATTACAGAAAACACTTTTATGTTGCTTTCTTCATTATCGGGGCAGCGATAACCCCTCCAGATGTGTTCACACAGGCGATGGTCGCCTTCCCGATGATCCTGTTCTTCGAGATCAGCATATTGTTTATAAGGATCGTTTATAGAAATAGTTTATAA
- a CDS encoding branched-chain amino acid ABC transporter permease, with amino-acid sequence MVFLEQLAGNLIYGAILGSVYGLSTMGLSLIFGVLRIVNVGHGPFIMVGAFTAFWMFTLFGLAPIGSIPVAIVLGLALGFVIFYTVIRRLLNAPELSTLLATFAIGILLEEVAKFIWGPDHRGYSWNIGDVDIGIILIPYSKILAFISSIIIAYLLYLWFQKTKLGKAVRAVVEDAEGAATCGINVRWIYALSFAIGIALTVASGVLVTLFVPVGINPYMGHEYTLKAFVIAVLGGLGSPWGAFFAGFLFGLIENGSYTILGLIPGVEPFSLTRFVAFTLLLVILLIKPTGLFGGDSK; translated from the coding sequence ATGGTGTTTTTAGAGCAGTTAGCTGGGAATCTAATTTATGGAGCTATCCTCGGTTCAGTGTATGGCCTATCCACAATGGGTCTGAGCCTGATATTTGGCGTGCTCAGAATCGTCAATGTCGGTCATGGACCGTTCATAATGGTCGGAGCATTCACAGCATTCTGGATGTTCACACTGTTCGGCCTGGCACCGATAGGCTCGATCCCGGTAGCGATAGTGCTTGGACTGGCTTTAGGTTTTGTGATATTCTACACGGTCATACGAAGGCTCTTAAACGCTCCAGAACTGTCAACTTTGCTGGCGACATTCGCAATAGGTATTCTGCTTGAAGAAGTTGCGAAGTTCATCTGGGGGCCAGATCACAGAGGATACTCATGGAACATAGGTGATGTAGATATTGGGATAATCCTAATTCCATACTCAAAGATACTTGCATTCATTTCGAGCATAATTATAGCGTACCTGCTGTATCTCTGGTTCCAGAAGACCAAGCTCGGAAAGGCTGTCAGAGCTGTTGTTGAAGATGCTGAAGGTGCTGCGACATGCGGGATAAATGTGAGGTGGATCTACGCCCTGAGCTTTGCAATAGGAATAGCTCTCACAGTCGCAAGTGGTGTTCTGGTAACGCTGTTCGTTCCTGTGGGAATAAACCCATACATGGGCCATGAGTACACGCTGAAGGCTTTCGTAATAGCAGTGCTTGGTGGGCTTGGCTCTCCATGGGGGGCCTTCTTTGCAGGATTCTTATTCGGACTGATAGAGAATGGCTCATACACAATTCTCGGACTTATACCGGGTGTTGAGCCGTTCAGCCTGACAAGGTTTGTTGCTTTCACGCTTCTGCTGGTTATACTGCTGATAAAGCCAACAGGTCTGTTCGGAGGGGATAGCAAATGA